TACTGCTTCATTTTTGCTCTACACCTTAAATTTCAGTACTTATATCATTGTCCCCGTAGCCCTTCTTTGGTCGTGCATGATTTTGCTGATGGATAGGGCATTACTGGCAACGTACAGGAAAGGCTTTTCATTTTTGGGAAAGCTTGGGCAATTTTCCTTAAGGTTTGCCATTGCTTTGCTCATTGCTGTAACTGTTGCTCATCCCGTTGTTTTGCTGTTATTCAGTGAACGTATAGATGCCGCTTATAACGAGGGACGTATTAAAACTGAACGTGATAATCTTGCGCTGCAATGTGATTTAAAAAATCCTCAAAGCGAACTTCGATTATTAGACGAGAAAATGGTAACGCTTCGTAGTGAATTAAAAAATAGTAATCAACTTTTTGAACCCGCCATTTGTAACGATAGCGCGCTTATTTCAAGCCAGGACGAGATACCCGCCATTGAAAAGTTGAATCAAGAGTTGGACATTTTAAAAGCCAAGAAAATACAAGCCGAACAAGATGCCGCACTATTTATTGATAATGCCGAGAAAGAAAAACAAGGCACTGCCGGCACTGGCTTTACCGGAGTTAGTGGCTGTAAAAAAGGTACACAATGCAAAAAATGGTTAAGTCAGGCAAGTGATCGGAAAGATGATAGCATCAGGTTAGGCAAAGGCATTGTTGCATTGGAAGGACAGATCAGTCAGCTTAATGAAAAAAGTGCCAATCAATTAATCGAAATCAAACAAGCCTCAAAAAAACAATGCGAGAAAGAACGCGATGAGTTAAAAACAACGCGCGTGAAACAGCGTGATTTGGATCAAAAAGGTATCGAGTCGCTTAGTAACCAACAGCAACTCATGAGTCGGCGCTGTGTAGAAAAAGAGGCGGTCATTACCAATTTAAAGCCGGACGTGCTGACTCAAACAGAAATACTTAACCAACTTATTTTCCCTGATCATAGTATTTCTTGGCACAATTTATTGATCTTTCTGATTTTTATGTTGTTGTTTCTTGCTATTGACATGTTGGCCGTGGTGTTGAAAATGGCACGCTCTGGTGTCTATGAAGCAAAAGTCGATATGGCAGAAACACATGATTTATTACTTGAGTTTATCAATCAACGCCATCAGGCTGTGTTGCAATTTACTGAAATTGCCAGTCAGGAGCAAACCATTATTGAAAATTTAAACATTAATATGCTCAAACAAGGTTTGGATGGAAATCTTAAGAATCTGATTCAATTATTTGCCAAATCAGATAGTCAAAAGCTTGACCATTTTTTTAAGGATTAACTTTATATTTTTAGCCGTTTAGCCGTTTAGCCGAAAAAACGAACCGGCTATCGCTTAAAAAAATCACAGGTTTTCCATTAGATTACTATAAATTTATACTCTATAAACCGCTACTTATTTTGAGTTACTCGATAGCAATACTTTAGAAAGTGTTGCTTTGATTAGAAAAGGTTTGTGAATAAATAAGCAACTTATTTTTCTGGTTAGAGTAGGTAGGTATTTATACGTATTGTTTCTTTAATTTTTTAGTTTTATGATTTTCTTTAATAGACATCTTTCCTAAATAATTGACATAGAATTTGGCTTTGATAGGGTTAAAATAGCGATCTACCTCTGAAAACACGGATAGCCATGACTCCTTATGCCCAATTGCCAAGACACAAGCCTGAAGAATTTTTAAGGACTGTCGGCCTGTCACCAGAAGATTTTCTGCATCTTCACGGTAAGCTGGTGACTTACCTGGACGAACAAAAAGTCCTTAATCCACTGACTAGACGGGGACGAAAAGACTCCAAGATGGCTTTGGAAGACCGCTTGTTACTGACACTCTATTATCTTCGTCACTATCCGACGTTGATAAATCTGGCTGCGGTCTTCGACATCAGCGAATCGTATTGCCATAAAATCTATACTCGCACTGTAAGACTATTGATCAAAATCGAAAAACTGCCCAACCGCAAAGCACTGTTGGAAGATCCCGCAGCTACCGTGGTCATTGATGTTTCGGAGCAGCCTATCGAGCGCCCTGTTAAAAACCAGAAAGCGTACTTTTCAGGAAAAAAAACGCCACACGATCAAAGTCCAACTCGTGATCTGCCTATTGACGATGACTATACTCTCCGTAGTGATAGGTAAAGGTCAACAGCATGATTTTTCGATCTTCAAAGATAGCCGTCTATTGTTACATCCTGATGCCCTGTTGTTGGCGGATTCCGGATACCAAGGGATAAAGAAACACCATCAGAACTCGACTCTACCGGTTAAAAAGAAAAAAGGCCAACCGCTTTCGGCAGAAGACAAAGCCGATAATAAGGCACTATCAAAACAGCGTATTTTTATTGAGCATGTTAATCGCCGATGCAAAATTTTCAGGATTGCCAAAGATGTTTATCGGGGCAAACACAAGCATTACTCCTTGACATGGAATTTAGTGGCTGCTCTTGTTAACTTACGCTATGGCTGTATTTAGGAAAGATGTCTAATGATTGCAAATTGAGGTGTTTGATATTCCCGCTCCTCAATACCTGCTAATCAGTGTCCCATTACAAGCGGTGATATCGCTATTATCTTAACATCTGTTCGGAAGCATTTTATTTCGACAATGTTGAAAGACTCCCTAAATAACGTAGCCAAGAAGGCCGCACATTTTCTGCCAGTTGGGGCTAAAATGGGTTAGAGATGATCATTAATAAAATCATCGACACCCTCATAGGGACAGAAATTTATGTATCCTCATTCAGGCAAACCGGACTGCCGGGTTTGGGCGCGTTACAGTAAAAGAAGAAAGTTCGGTTTTTTTGTCTAAAAAAATTACAAATGCCATTTCTACTTGAGGTTACGTTATGAAATATATAAATAATAAATTTCTTCTTCTAGTTATCCTCACAATTCTAACTGTATATTCCAATTGTGTTTTTTCAATTAATACCGGGGCTATAGGAGATACTAATCTAAATGTGATGCCAATACCTGTTGCCATTACCGGTTATGATGATGGAAGGATTTATGATCAAGGAATGAATTTAACTTCGTTGAAAGACGCTTACACTTTTAGCACCATTATATTCAGTGGGCGCTCGACAATAGGTCACCGATTATTAAGGGATTTGAGAGCGAACACTGCCTCGACTGACAAGCGAGATAATAGCAACATGGTTATTCTCAATAAAAGTATAAATGAAGGTAACGGGAATACTTTGTTGTCTGTTCAAGCCAGAATGAGTACTGATAAGTCCATGAAATATTTTATTACCGATATAGGAACATTGGGAGGAACGGAAAGTTTTGCTTACAGCATCAGTAATTCTGGAGAAGTCATTGGATCATCTCGATTGTTAGGGGATACGGAAACGCATTCCTTCCTCTACAAAAACGGTAAAATAATGGATCTTTATCCTTTCAATAGTGAGAACATACAGACTGCCGGATCAATAAGCACTAACGGTGATCAAATTGCCAGCGGAGCAATTAACAACGGTATTTACTACCCCGCCATATATAATATTAAAACCAGTAAAATTACTATTCTTGATTCTCTTGGGGGTATTACACCCTACAAATTCAATGGCGTTGCCACCTCTATTAATAACAGTGGACAAGCTGTTGGATATTCATATATCAATAATATTAATCGACATGCATTTCTATATAACAAGGGTGCGGTAACCGATATTGGTTCTTTTGGTGGTTATAGTGGCGCTACTGCTATTAATAATAAAGGTATGATTGCCGGATTCTCTTCCGACCTATATAACGGCAGAGCCCATGCCTTTTTTTATACTAATGGCGTTATGAAAGACATTGACCCGGTTGCCCCATTAGACTTTAGCAGATCGGAAAGTTATGCCAGAGACATTAATAAAAATGGGGCGGTCGTCGGTGAGTTTCTTACCAAGGACCAAAGTGCTTTCCATGGCTTCCTATACAGTAAAGGAGTTTTTACTGATCTTGGCTCCAACAGTAGTCCAGAAACAGTCCCTTTTGGTATTAATGATCAGGATCAAATTGTTGGGGTTAAATATAGTCCATATAATGATGTTTGTTTTGATCCCAATTCGGGTTTTGTTCCTTGCATTAAGTATGAAGCGCATGCTTTCTTTTATGACAAAAAAAAGCTGATTGATCTGAACACGCTGAATATACCAAACGCTGAGTGGAAGTTAAGTTGGGCATTTGATATCAATAATGATGGGCAAATTGTCGGATATGGATTAGTTGATGATAAATTCCGTGCTTTCCTTTTGACACCCGCTACCAATGAGGGGCAATGCAAGAAGGGCGATTGGAAGAGTTATGGCTTTAATGACCAGAATGCATGTTTCATGTTCGTTAAAACTGGGAAGTGAGCTTGGCGCCTGGCTTAAACTTCCGGCTTGGACGTCTGTTCGCTGATTACCAAAGCCAACCGTTTACAGTTACCAGAAATGCGGCATATAACTTAGCCATCTACATGCGAAATCAGCATCTAGCTAATTTGAACTATTTGCTTTTGCCGAAAGTAGTTTGTTCATAAGAAAGGTGCCCTTTAATACACGCGATGGCTAAAATTAACTGACGCTTCCAATAGCGGTCACCAGTTTCTATAAATCCTGATAACGAAAAGGCCGATCTCGGGATTTTATAAAATTTGTGACACAACATGCAAAGAATGGTTAAAATTAGAAACCTTATCCTGTTAGCGAATAAAGACTAAAAATGAGTATAAAATCTACTTTACTAAAAATAATAATAAAACTGACACCAGATCTATTGATCATTTGGGGAGCAAATATAATTCTTAAAGGCATTGCAGAATTAACAGAGTTTAATTTTAACCTCGAAGCCCGAAAAGTCTACGTTCAAACCAGGCTCTATGGTGAGAAAGAAACGATTGAAGTTTATCTCGAAGACTTTTCTGTTTTTAATGATGGTGAATCCTACCGATTTATCATTCATCAAGCAAAATCGGATAGACCTTGGTTGAACAATATTTTGTCCCGTATTACAGGGAAAGCCTGGATAATTCCTGCCATACCGCACTTAAATGCCCAACTTGAGCTTTTAAGTGAGGTACTCCAAGCCAAAACTCCAGCTCTGGAAAAAATTGATTAATTGCGTGTTATAGACTTGTATTCATTCCCATGCTTTGCGTGGGAATGAGGCATTCTTGGTTTGTAAATAACGCTTAATTGACCAAGTTTTACGTTGGATTTTTAGGAGTAATGTCAAAATGCAACATGGCAAGTATAAGGTGGCATGTTGTCGCATAAGCCCCAGAAATGCTCAAAGTTACTATCAGTTACAGTCGGTTTCCATATTTCTGAAAATGCCTCGAAAGCAATACCGGTAACCTGTTTTTCTGCAAATTTTTTAAATGTGGTTTCAATAACGTGCTGTTGTTTTTCTCTATTGGCAATACCGCAGGATTTATTTGTTTTTAATCCAATTTGAGGCTGATCTTTCGGACCCGATGGCCAGCCAAATTCAGTAACAATGACTTCTTTTGTTGGATTTGCATTAGTGACATCTTGCCAGCGCGCCAAATGAAAATCCGCCGCTTGTTCTGAGGAAAGGCAGAACAAATCATCAAAAAACCGATTTTCCCACCAGGGAAAAATATTAATGCCTATCCAATCGACTTGATCGCTAAAATGATTTTTTTGACAAGGCGAGGTTTGATTACACCATTCCCACCACGTATCATTTACGCCAATTGGTTGCGTTACTTTAGCCTCGCGAAGCGCCTTTAAGCAACGATCAGTTTCATCGTCAAGGGAATAGGCATTACGCGTTCTTACCTCCGAACCACAACTTAAGCGAATAATTGTTTCAGGATATTGTTGCGCTAAGGCGATCCCCTGAGAAATTGATTCTGAATTTTTCGTTTTATTTTCATCGAGCCATAAAATAGCAATAACTTTAAAATCACGCTGCTTCGCAGCGGGGAAAATTGCCTCCAGTCCATCCAAAACACCATAAGTCATAATGCAACGAAACGGCGTTTGTTTAATGAGTGTGTCCAGTAATATGCCAATTAACTCTGCGCTTGGAGCGTTACCCTGGTGAGGTGAGAGTTGATTGACATACGGGCTAAATGCCACGCATTGTAAAGGTGGCGCTGTGTTTTCTGCGTGACTGTTTTGCATCGCAAATAACGAAAAAATTAATAATAACCACGGAATATGTTTCATAAATAGCAAAAACCAATAGCGTTGAATAGTGTGTTTGTCATCTGGCGGCTGACAACATGGAAGCCCTTGGGGCAATTATTTAAGCAAAAGTAGCGGCTATTTGTTATTCAGCAGCATTTTGGCAGTAAAAGGACCTAGTACTCAGTCAATCTGATAATGTCGGATAAAGTTTCTTCAGTTTTATCCGTGCATCCTCCGTGGTAAACCGCCATTTCATAGGCCGAGCAATAGTATTTCTTTTTTCTTGCCACGCTAAAATTTCTGTTTTTAACATTTCTTGATCTGGAATGCGGCGATCCATACATTGCCGTGACAGGATGCTTAATTCTATCTCGGCCATATTTAACCAACTGCCATGCTTGGGCGTGTAGTGTATTTCTAGTTTTTCAAGAATTCTTCTCGCCTCTTTTGGCTCAAATGCCTTATATAAAGAGGCACCAGTATGGGTATTCAGATTATCCATAACCAGGGTAATACGTTTAGCCTGCGGGTAATGGACATCAACCAGGTTACGAATTTGATGCGCCCAATCAATGGCCGTTCTTTGATCGGTTACCTCAACAAACCGTTTGCCCTGCAAGGGTTCAAAAAACATAAAAATATTGCTCACTCCATTACGCTCATATTCCGTGTCGTACCGAGCGACCGTGCCAGGCTTTGCCGGTATTGGTGTTCGCGTGTCTTTAATCTGTTGCTTGCTGCTTTCATCCATGCAAATCAGTGGTTGCGCTTCATCATAAGGTCGCTTGTAAACCTCAAGCGTATCTTCCATAGCACAAACAAACTCAGCATTTTTTTTAGCCGGAATACACCACTCTTTATTTTGCCAGGGTTTTAATTCGTTTTTTTTAAGGTTTGCCGGATAGTTTCATGCGATACACTTTCAATATAACCCAGCTCAACCATCTGCTGTCCAAGTAAACGTAATGTCCAGCGACTACGCCCTTCAGGTGCATCGCCA
Above is a window of Methylobacter sp. S3L5C DNA encoding:
- a CDS encoding transposase family protein, whose amino-acid sequence is MICLLTMTILSVVIGKGQQHDFSIFKDSRLLLHPDALLLADSGYQGIKKHHQNSTLPVKKKKGQPLSAEDKADNKALSKQRIFIEHVNRRCKIFRIAKDVYRGKHKHYSLTWNLVAALVNLRYGCI
- a CDS encoding DUF3466 family protein, producing the protein MKYINNKFLLLVILTILTVYSNCVFSINTGAIGDTNLNVMPIPVAITGYDDGRIYDQGMNLTSLKDAYTFSTIIFSGRSTIGHRLLRDLRANTASTDKRDNSNMVILNKSINEGNGNTLLSVQARMSTDKSMKYFITDIGTLGGTESFAYSISNSGEVIGSSRLLGDTETHSFLYKNGKIMDLYPFNSENIQTAGSISTNGDQIASGAINNGIYYPAIYNIKTSKITILDSLGGITPYKFNGVATSINNSGQAVGYSYINNINRHAFLYNKGAVTDIGSFGGYSGATAINNKGMIAGFSSDLYNGRAHAFFYTNGVMKDIDPVAPLDFSRSESYARDINKNGAVVGEFLTKDQSAFHGFLYSKGVFTDLGSNSSPETVPFGINDQDQIVGVKYSPYNDVCFDPNSGFVPCIKYEAHAFFYDKKKLIDLNTLNIPNAEWKLSWAFDINNDGQIVGYGLVDDKFRAFLLTPATNEGQCKKGDWKSYGFNDQNACFMFVKTGK
- a CDS encoding DUF4407 domain-containing protein encodes the protein MSLGEVQRFYQKIRHDFDFFQLFTNTLQAIPNDYREQIIHDFAKEQGFDVSMAECKHLVGVLEHSDLRNNSSEAKLSVNKLERLFIWLSGVSPGILATCPESEQKKHAALGGTVLIPALLAIVTASFLLYTLNFSTYIIVPVALLWSCMILLMDRALLATYRKGFSFLGKLGQFSLRFAIALLIAVTVAHPVVLLLFSERIDAAYNEGRIKTERDNLALQCDLKNPQSELRLLDEKMVTLRSELKNSNQLFEPAICNDSALISSQDEIPAIEKLNQELDILKAKKIQAEQDAALFIDNAEKEKQGTAGTGFTGVSGCKKGTQCKKWLSQASDRKDDSIRLGKGIVALEGQISQLNEKSANQLIEIKQASKKQCEKERDELKTTRVKQRDLDQKGIESLSNQQQLMSRRCVEKEAVITNLKPDVLTQTEILNQLIFPDHSISWHNLLIFLIFMLLFLAIDMLAVVLKMARSGVYEAKVDMAETHDLLLEFINQRHQAVLQFTEIASQEQTIIENLNINMLKQGLDGNLKNLIQLFAKSDSQKLDHFFKD
- a CDS encoding exo-beta-1,3-glucanase, with protein sequence MKHIPWLLLIFSLFAMQNSHAENTAPPLQCVAFSPYVNQLSPHQGNAPSAELIGILLDTLIKQTPFRCIMTYGVLDGLEAIFPAAKQRDFKVIAILWLDENKTKNSESISQGIALAQQYPETIIRLSCGSEVRTRNAYSLDDETDRCLKALREAKVTQPIGVNDTWWEWCNQTSPCQKNHFSDQVDWIGINIFPWWENRFFDDLFCLSSEQAADFHLARWQDVTNANPTKEVIVTEFGWPSGPKDQPQIGLKTNKSCGIANREKQQHVIETTFKKFAEKQVTGIAFEAFSEIWKPTVTDSNFEHFWGLCDNMPPYTCHVAF
- a CDS encoding IS630 family transposase (programmed frameshift), encoding MKKKYIVRLTEDERAYLGSLIHTGKVAAHKRLHAEILLKADVSELGEKWLDRPISEAFGISRRTVERVRERLVQEGLESALNRAKSIRVRSRTIDGENEARLIALSCGDAPEGRSRWTLRLLGQQMVELGYIESVSHETIRQTFKKNELKPWQNKEWCIPAKKNAEFVCAMEDTLEVYKRPYDEAQPLICMDESSKQQIKDTRTPIPAKPGTVARYDTEYERNGVSNIFMFFEPLQGKRFVEVTDQRTAIDWAHQIRNLVDVHYPQAKRITLVMDNLNTHTGASLYKAFEPKEARRILEKLEIHYTPKHGSWLNMAEIELSILSRQCMDRRIPDQEMLKTEILAWQEKRNTIARPMKWRFTTEDARIKLKKLYPTLSD
- a CDS encoding transposase family protein; translated protein: MTPYAQLPRHKPEEFLRTVGLSPEDFLHLHGKLVTYLDEQKVLNPLTRRGRKDSKMALEDRLLLTLYYLRHYPTLINLAAVFDISESYCHKIYTRTVRLLIKIEKLPNRKALLEDPAATVVIDVSEQPIERPVKNQKAYFSGKKTPHDQSPTRDLPIDDDYTLRSDR